Sequence from the Actinocatenispora sera genome:
ACCCGGGGCAGCGCGATCTCCGGTGGTTCGACCGGCATCGGCGCGACCTCGATCGGGTCGTCGCTGCGGTACAGCTCGTGGAACACCCCGCGTTCCTCCAGGACGCGGGTGAAGCGTTGCGGCACCTGGCGGCCCAGGATCGTCGCGATCCGGGACGGGTCCGCCTCGTCCTGCCGGCCGGAGAAGGCGAGCACCCGGGAGTTGCGGTCCTCGATGGTCACCGGCGCGTCCAGCAGCGTGGCGATCGCGTTGGCCAGTGCGAACAGGTCGCCGGAGGGCATCCCGCCGAGCGTCTCCGGGCCGGTGTCACCGACGTCGCCCTCGGCGATCAGCGACCGCAGCATCGCCGCGAGCTGGGTCCAGGAGGCGCCGCGGGTCAGACCCAGCAACGCCACTCCGGACCGGTCGACCGCGGTGGCGAGCTGCTCGTCCAGCGTCACCGGCGCGCGGACCACCAGCCCGGCCGCGCCGTGCTCGCCCAGCTCGGTCAGCAGCGCGGCGACCTCGGCCGGCTCGTGCACCCCGACGCCGAGTACCAGCGCGCGCCGGGGAGGTGCCGGCTCGTCGAGCGGGTCGTGGATGACCACTCCGCCGACCTCGTCGACCGGCTCGGGGTCACCGGCGACGAGCTCGAGCAGGGTGGCGCCGAGATCCTCCAGGATCCGGCCCAGGCTGGCCCGCGGTCGTCCGGCGGTCACGGCGACAAGCACGTCCCAGACGGTAGGGCCCGCGACCGGGACAGGGTTTGGGCGAGCATGACGAAATCCTAGGGGGATTTCGTCGACTCCGACAGGACCCGAACGTGTTCGAGTCCTGTCGGGAGCCCCGGCCGACGATCAGACCGCGATCCACTCGGTACTGGTAGTGACCGCGTCGAGCGCCTCGGCGATCGGTTCCACGCCGATACCCGGCCCGGTCGGTACCGCCAACTGCCCCCGGTCGAGCCGGAACGGCTCGGTCACGTCGCGGGCGTAGTAGCGGTCCGAGGCCGACGTGTCGCCCGGCAGCGTGAAGCCGGGCAGCGCCGCGAGCGCCAGGTTCGCCGCCCGCCCGATCCCCGACTCCAGCATCCCGCCGCACCAGACCGGTACGTCGTGGGCCACGCACACGTCGTGGATGCGCCGCGCCTCCAGGAACCCGCCGACCCGGCCCGGCTTGATGTTGACGATCGAACAGGCGCCCAGTGCGATCGCGTCGGCCGCCGCTCGCGCCGACACGATGGACTCGTCCAGGCAGATCGGGGTGGTCAGCTGCCGGGCCAGCTGGGCGTGGCCCAGCACGTCCTCCTCGTCCAGCGGCTGCTCGATCAGCAGCAGGTCGAACGGGTCGAGCCGGGCCAGGTGCCGGGCGTCGGTGCGGTGGTAGGCGGTGTTCGCATCGACCTGCAGCGCCACGCCGTCGCCGAACCGCTCCCGTACCGCGCGGACCGGTTCGAGGTCCCAGCCCGGCTCGATCTTCAGCTTGATCCGCAGGTACCCGGCGTCCAGGTAGCCGGCGACCGCGTCGAGCAGCTGCGGGATGGACTCCATGATGCCGACCGACACGCCGCAGTCGACCCGGTCACGTACCGCGCCCAGCTCCCGGGACAGCGGCATCCCGCGGGCGCGCAGCTCGGCGTCGAGCACCGCGATCTCCAACGCCGCCTTCGCCATCCGGTGCCCCTTGAACGGCGCCAGCGTCGGCGCCACCCGGGTCGCATCCAGGTCCCGGATCCGGCCCAGCGCCGGGATCAGGAACCGGCGCAGCACGTCGGCGCATGCCGAGGCGTACTCCGAGGAGTACAGCGGGTCGCTCATCGCGACGCACTCACCCCAGCCCTCCGCCTCCGGCGTCACCACCCGCAGCAGCAGGATCTCGCGTACCTGCTGGGTACCGAACGACGTCCGGAACGGCGCCACCAGCGGCATCTCGACGGTGCGCAGCTCCACCCCGGTCAGCTTCATCAAAGTCCTCCTGTGTCGACGATGTAGCAGTCGCCGCGGTCGAACCCGCGGATGCGCCCGCCGGCCGCGAGCAGCCCACCGAGCACCTCGCGTACCGCGCCGCGCCAGCGGGCCGCGCACGCGGGGTCGGTGGCGCGCAGTCCCTCGATGTCGCGCGGTACCGCCACGAGCACCGTCGGCGCGTCGGCCGCCGCCGGTAGCGGCTCACCGGACGGCGAGCGGCGCAGCGCGTACCGGGCGCCCGCCGCCTCCTCGGCCGCCGCGTCGAACCGGCCCGGCGTACCGGCACAGGCGGCGACCACGCCTGGATCGTCGAGCCGCCACTCGATCAGCAGCCGGTCGGTCTCGTCGGCGCCGTTGAGTCCGTCGTGCATCGGCCCGTAGAAGTTCGTGAGGTACTCCACCGGCCGCGCGCCGAGCTTGCCGATGTTGAAGTACGCGTTGCGCCCCACCAGCGGATCGTAGGTCCAGGCGATCTCGGTGACCCCGTGCCGCAACGCCCACGCCCGCTGGTGCACCTTCAGGGCGAACCCGATGCTGCGGCCCCGGGTGCGCGGCGAGACGCCGGCGATGTGGCTGTGCAGCGACCGGTGTGCCGGCGGGGCGAAGAACCCGACGCAGGCGCCGACCAGCTCGTCGCCGTCGAACGCGCCCGCGATGTAGTTGCCCGCCTTCGACATCGCCCGCATCAGCTCCACGCTGAGCGGCATGCTGCCGTCGCCGAACCGCCAGATCCGTTCGTACAGCTCGCACATCCGGTGCAGCTCGGCCATCCCGTCCAGCGCCCGGATGTAGACCCCGGCCGACCGCGCCGCCGCCTCCGCCGCGACCACCGCGGCAGCCTCGGCCCGCGACGCCGAGTCGTCCGCCGCCGCACCGTGGTGCCGCGCGGCCTCCGCAAGATCGGTCGCCGCGCTCATCGACGTTCCTCCTTCGTCGGAACGACGATGAGGCACCAAGGCACACGATGCCCATGATTCGCTCGCTCACGCTCGCTCATCGACGTTCCTCCTTCGTCGGAACGACGATGAGGCACCAAGGCACACGATGCCCATGATTCGCTCGCTCACGCTCACTCATCGCGGACCCTCCGTACGCAGGAGGTCGGCGACCAGCTCGCGGACCAGGGCGGTGCGCCGGGGCAGCTCGTCGACGCGGACGTGCTCGTGGTCGGCGTGCGCGCCGCCGCCGACGGCACCCAGCCCATCCAGGGTCGGGGTACCGACACCGGCGGTGAAGTTGCCGTCCGAGGCGCCGCCGACCGCGGCGCAGGACAGCGGGCCGACGCCGATGCGGTCGGCGAGTGCCGCGGCCCGCGCGTACAGCTCGGCGGAGGCGTCGGCGGCGAGCGGCGGCCGGTTCGGCCCGCCGGTCACCACGATCCGCGCCCCGGCCAGCCGCGGGGTCAACGCCCGCATCGCCTTGTCGACCCGGTCCTGCTCGGCGGCGCTGCGCACCCGCACGTCGACCGCGAACCGGCCGTGCGCGGCGACGGTGTTGGTGGTGGTACCGGCCTCGATCCGGGTCGGTGTCACCGTCGTACCGGCCGCCGCGTCGCCCAGTTCGGCGACCGCGAGCACCTGGTACGCCGCCTCGATCGTCGCGTTCACCCCGCGTTCGGGTTCCAGCCCGGCGTGCGCGGCGCGCCCCTCGACGGCCACCTCGTACAGCGAGACGCCCTTGCGCTCGGTCTTCAGCGCGCCGCCGTCGGCGGAGGCCTCCAGCACCAGGGCGGCCGCGCAGCCGCGCGCCTCGTCCTCGATCAGCGACCGGGACGACGGCGAGCCCAGCTCCTCGTCCCCGGTCACCAGCAGCGTCACGCCGTCCCGGTCGGGCAGCGCGGCGAGCGCGTGGAACGCCATCACCACCCCCGCTTTCATGTCGAAGCAGCCCGGACCGCGCAGCACGCCGTCGCGCACCTCGAACGGGTGCGTGGCCAGCGATCCGTGCGGCCACACCGTGTCGTGGTGGCCGAGCACGAGTACCCGCCGGGAATCGCCGAACCGCCAGCGCAGGTGGGTACGGCCGGCCAGCACCAGCCGTTCGGGCTCGGCGCCCAGCAGCCGGGTACCCAGCGCCGCCACCAGTTCGGCGCTGCGGGCGACGGCATCGAGGTCGTCGGACGGGGATTCGCAGCGCACCAGCTGCTCGATGTCGGCGATCATCCGGACACCTTCGGGGTGGCGCGGGCACCGAAGTGCAGGTACGGCTCGCCGGTGGGCAGCTGGTAGAACACCGCCGACATCCACGTCTGGGTGCCGGGTGCGCGCAGCGCGAACAGGTCCTCGGTGACCGGCACCAGCGGGTACTCCTCGGTCTGGTCGGCGGCGAGTTCGGCCAGCGGGCCGGTGACGGTGTGCCGCAGGCGCAGCTCGCCGTCGGCCCGGCTCACCTCGAGCCGGGCACCGGCCCGTTCGTACACGCCGACGTGCCGGCCCGGGTCGTACGACGGGGGCCGCGCCGGCGGCCCGAACGGTGCGGGCAACGCCACCCCGGCCAGTTCGGCGAAGATCTCCCGGTACAGCTCCTCGTACAGGTCGCGGGTGTGGCCGCCGTTGGTGAGCAGGGTGACGGCGAGCCCCTGCTCGGGCAGCAGCCGCAGGAACGCCGACTGCCCGATGGTGTTGCCGTCGTGGCCGATCAGCCGGTGCCCGTTCCACCCGAACCGGATCCAGCCCAACCCCCACGAGTCACCCAGCGGGTACGGGTCGGGCACGTCGGTCTGGTGTTCGGTCATCGCCGCAGCCCACCGCTCGCCCAGCACCCGCGTACCGTCGGCGGCCACGCCCCCGTCGAGGTGCATCGCGGCGAACGCGAGCACGTCGGCGGCGGAGGCGGTGATCAGCCCGGCCGGGCCGAGCGCCCGCGGCAGTCCCCACACCGGCGCCGGCTGCGGATCGGCGTCGCCCTCGGCGACGTGCCCGACCGCCGCCCGGAACAGCAGGGCCTCCTCCGGCAGGGTGGTGGTGTGGGTCAGGCCCAGCGGGGTGAACAGTCGTTCCCGCAGCGCCTGGTCCCAGGTGAGTCCGGTGAGCTTCTCGATCACCCGGCCGGCGAGCACGAAGCCGGCGTTGCAGTAGGAGAACGTCACACCGAGCGGGTGGTTCTGCCCGACGGTGTCGAGCTGCTCGACGTAGCGGGCCACGCAGTCGTCGCCGCGCCCGGTGTCGGTGAACACGTCGCCGTCGATGCCGCTGGTGTGGGTGAGCAGGTGGCGCATCGTCGCCTGCTTCGCCACCTCGGGGTCGCCCAGCCGCAGCTCCGGCAGTACCTCGGCGATCGGGGCGTCGAGGTCGAGCTTGCCCTCGTCGACCAGCTGCATGACCACCGTGGCGGTCCACACCTTGCTGACCGAACCGATCTGGAACAGGGTGTCGTCGCGTACCTCGACGCCGGTGCTGAGGCTGGTGACGCCGTGGTGCGCGAGTACCGGATCCTCGCCGAGGCGCAGGATCCCCAGCGTGGCCCCCGGTACCTGGTGCGCGGTGGCCAGCTCGGTGAGCCGGCGCTGCCAGTGCGCGGCGTCCAGTGCCGGGCGGCCGCGCCGCGCCGGCGGAGCCGCGTACCGCTCGACCCAGTCGACGATGCGGCTGTTCCAGTCGGCCCGGTGCGACGGCGCGCCGTCCAGGATGAACAGGTGCGACTCGTCCGGGTAGCGCACCAGCCGGGTCGGTACGCCACGGGCGCGCAGCGCGCCGAACCACTGCTCGGCCTGCCCGACCGGGCACCGGTCGTCGTTCTCGCCCTGTACCAGCAGGGTCGGCGTCCGCACGTCGTGCACCCGGGCCAGCGGGGACAGTCGGGCGTAGCGGTCCGCGTCCTGCCACGGATCGCCGGACAGCTCCGCCGCGGCGAGATAGTGGCCCATGTCGGAGGTGCCGGTCATGCTGGTGAGGTCGGCGACCACACCACCGGCGACCGCCGCGGCGAACCGCTCGTCCCGGCTGGTCAGGTAGCAGGTCATGTAGCCGCCGTAGCTGTAGCCGGTGACCGCCAACCGGTCCGGGTCGGCCAGGCCCTCGGCGACCAGCTCGTCGATCGGGGTCAGGAAGTCCGGCGCGTCCGCCTCGCCCCAGGCGCCGAGCGCACCGGTCAGGAACGCCTCGCCGTACCCGTCGCTGCCGCGCGGGTTGAGCAGCAGCACCGCCCAGCCGCGATCGGCGAGCACCTGGTGGTACAGGTGGGCCGGGTCGGCGGCGCCGTTCCACGCGTTGTGCGGGCCACCGTGGATGTCCAGCAGCAGCGGCAGCGGGCCGGAGCGGTCCGGGTCGCGTACCAGCCAGCCGTGCAGCACAGTGCCGTCCGGTGCGGCGAACTCGCGCTCCTCGCGCGGGTAGCCGACCGCGTCGGCGGGGCAGTGCCCGGTGTGTACGGCGATCTCGCCGGTGGCGCGGTCGACGGTGCCGACCTCGCCGTACGAGCTCGGGCCGGCGAGCACCACCGCCACCGTGTCGCCGACCGCGGACATCCCGGCGACGCTGCGGTCGCCACCGACCAGCAGCCGCGGCGCTCCGCCGGCCAGCGGCACCTCGTAGAGGTGAGTGGATCCGTTGTCGCGCACGCAGAACAGCACGCCGGTGCCGTCGGCGGTCGGCTGCGGCAGCGCCCCCGGATAGCCCGGCCCGCCGGGCATCACGTTGCGATCCAGCGGCCCGGCCAGGTTCTGCGGCTCGCCGCCGTCCAGCGGGATGCGCAGCAGGCCGGCGTTGCCGACCCGGGTGTCGGTACGCCCGACCGCGAGCAGCGCGTCACCGGCCGGGGTGAAGGCGGCCGTACCCAGCTGCCAGTCGGCGCCGCCGACCAGCACCGGCTTGGCGTTGCGCGCCACCGCATCCACCACGTACGCGCCGATGCGCAGGGTCAGGTCCGCGTCGGCGTCCCGGGCGGCCGGAAACGCCAGCCGGGTACCGTCCGGCGACCAGGCCGGATCGCCGGCGTGCCAGTCGCCGCTGGTGATCCGGCGCACCTCGCGGGTCGCCACATCGACCACGTGCACGTGGGTACGCAGGGTGCGCAGCAGCCCCGCCCCGTCGGCCTTGCCGTCCAACCGATCGGTGACGATCGGCGCGCGCCGCCGCGCCGCCGCCGCGTCGGCGTCCTCGCCGGGTACCGCGTGCAGGTCGATCGGTGCGCCGAACGCGATGCGGGTACCGTCCGGGCTCCACACCGGGGTGCCGGCGCCCAGCGGCAGCGAGGTCAGCTGCTCGGCCTCCCCGCCGGCCACCGGCAGCAGCCACACCTGCGCCGGGCCGTCGGCGGCGCGCAGGAACGCCAGCCGGGTGCCGTCGGGGGAGAACACCGGCGCGGCGTCGGCCTCGCCGAACGTCAGCTGCCGGGCCGGTTGCCCCGGCCGTACCAGCCACACCGTGCGCCGGTCCCGGTCTGCGTCGCGCCGCACGGTACGCAGCACGTACGCGATGCTGCCGTCCGGCGCCACGGCCGGCTGCTCGGGTAGCGCGATCGCGTACAGGTCGTCGATGCTCGGACGTCCGGCCATCTGGTCCTCCTCGTCAGCTGGCGTCGGCGGCTGCGACCCGGGCGCCGCCCACCCACTTCCGTGCTACTCCAGCGTGTCGCCTCGCGCGCCCGGAAACCCTGTCCGGACAACCGAATTCGGTACCGGAGAGTCGGTGTGTTCGACAGCCGCGGCGAAGTGACAGGCGGCGCGGTGCTCGCGCGAGGGGGCGACGGTCGCCGGGTCGACCGTCGTGCAGATCGACCGTCCCGGGTCGACCAGCGGGCCGACCGGGCAGCGCGGATGGAACCGGCAGCCGGCCGGCGGGCGGTGCGGATCGCCGGGCTCGGCGTCGGCGACCGGCGAGTCCGGCGCCGCCAGCAGCGAACGGTGCGCCGAGGGCGCCGCGTCGACCAGCTCCCGGGTGTACGGGTGCTGCGGGTCGGCGAGCAGCCGCTCCGCCGGGCCCATCTCGACGATGCGGCCCAGGTACAGCACCGCGACATAGTCGCTGACGTAGCGCACCACGGCCAGGTTGTGCGAGATGAAAAGCATCGTCAGCCCCAGCTCGCGTTGCAGCTCGCGCACCAGGTTGAGCACCGATCCCTGGACCGACACGTCCAGCGCGGAGGTGATCTCGTCGGCGATGACCACCTCGGGCCGCGCCGCGAGCGCCCGGGCCAGCGCGATGCGCTGCCGCTGCCCGCCCGACAGCTCGCCCGGCAGTACCCCGGAGCGGCCGGCGTCCAGCCCGACCAGCTCCAGCAGCCGCGCCACCTCGCCGCGGCGCGCCGGCCGCCGCCGGAACACCTCGCGCGGCAGCGCCTCGGCTATCGATTCGCCGACCGTCATCCGCGGATCC
This genomic interval carries:
- the menC gene encoding o-succinylbenzoate synthase yields the protein MKLTGVELRTVEMPLVAPFRTSFGTQQVREILLLRVVTPEAEGWGECVAMSDPLYSSEYASACADVLRRFLIPALGRIRDLDATRVAPTLAPFKGHRMAKAALEIAVLDAELRARGMPLSRELGAVRDRVDCGVSVGIMESIPQLLDAVAGYLDAGYLRIKLKIEPGWDLEPVRAVRERFGDGVALQVDANTAYHRTDARHLARLDPFDLLLIEQPLDEEDVLGHAQLARQLTTPICLDESIVSARAAADAIALGACSIVNIKPGRVGGFLEARRIHDVCVAHDVPVWCGGMLESGIGRAANLALAALPGFTLPGDTSASDRYYARDVTEPFRLDRGQLAVPTGPGIGVEPIAEALDAVTTSTEWIAV
- a CDS encoding GNAT family N-acetyltransferase, whose amino-acid sequence is MSAATDLAEAARHHGAAADDSASRAEAAAVVAAEAAARSAGVYIRALDGMAELHRMCELYERIWRFGDGSMPLSVELMRAMSKAGNYIAGAFDGDELVGACVGFFAPPAHRSLHSHIAGVSPRTRGRSIGFALKVHQRAWALRHGVTEIAWTYDPLVGRNAYFNIGKLGARPVEYLTNFYGPMHDGLNGADETDRLLIEWRLDDPGVVAACAGTPGRFDAAAEEAAGARYALRRSPSGEPLPAAADAPTVLVAVPRDIEGLRATDPACAARWRGAVREVLGGLLAAGGRIRGFDRGDCYIVDTGGL
- a CDS encoding M20 family metallopeptidase; protein product: MIADIEQLVRCESPSDDLDAVARSAELVAALGTRLLGAEPERLVLAGRTHLRWRFGDSRRVLVLGHHDTVWPHGSLATHPFEVRDGVLRGPGCFDMKAGVVMAFHALAALPDRDGVTLLVTGDEELGSPSSRSLIEDEARGCAAALVLEASADGGALKTERKGVSLYEVAVEGRAAHAGLEPERGVNATIEAAYQVLAVAELGDAAAGTTVTPTRIEAGTTTNTVAAHGRFAVDVRVRSAAEQDRVDKAMRALTPRLAGARIVVTGGPNRPPLAADASAELYARAAALADRIGVGPLSCAAVGGASDGNFTAGVGTPTLDGLGAVGGGAHADHEHVRVDELPRRTALVRELVADLLRTEGPR
- a CDS encoding serine hydrolase; its protein translation is MAGRPSIDDLYAIALPEQPAVAPDGSIAYVLRTVRRDADRDRRTVWLVRPGQPARQLTFGEADAAPVFSPDGTRLAFLRAADGPAQVWLLPVAGGEAEQLTSLPLGAGTPVWSPDGTRIAFGAPIDLHAVPGEDADAAAARRRAPIVTDRLDGKADGAGLLRTLRTHVHVVDVATREVRRITSGDWHAGDPAWSPDGTRLAFPAARDADADLTLRIGAYVVDAVARNAKPVLVGGADWQLGTAAFTPAGDALLAVGRTDTRVGNAGLLRIPLDGGEPQNLAGPLDRNVMPGGPGYPGALPQPTADGTGVLFCVRDNGSTHLYEVPLAGGAPRLLVGGDRSVAGMSAVGDTVAVVLAGPSSYGEVGTVDRATGEIAVHTGHCPADAVGYPREEREFAAPDGTVLHGWLVRDPDRSGPLPLLLDIHGGPHNAWNGAADPAHLYHQVLADRGWAVLLLNPRGSDGYGEAFLTGALGAWGEADAPDFLTPIDELVAEGLADPDRLAVTGYSYGGYMTCYLTSRDERFAAAVAGGVVADLTSMTGTSDMGHYLAAAELSGDPWQDADRYARLSPLARVHDVRTPTLLVQGENDDRCPVGQAEQWFGALRARGVPTRLVRYPDESHLFILDGAPSHRADWNSRIVDWVERYAAPPARRGRPALDAAHWQRRLTELATAHQVPGATLGILRLGEDPVLAHHGVTSLSTGVEVRDDTLFQIGSVSKVWTATVVMQLVDEGKLDLDAPIAEVLPELRLGDPEVAKQATMRHLLTHTSGIDGDVFTDTGRGDDCVARYVEQLDTVGQNHPLGVTFSYCNAGFVLAGRVIEKLTGLTWDQALRERLFTPLGLTHTTTLPEEALLFRAAVGHVAEGDADPQPAPVWGLPRALGPAGLITASAADVLAFAAMHLDGGVAADGTRVLGERWAAAMTEHQTDVPDPYPLGDSWGLGWIRFGWNGHRLIGHDGNTIGQSAFLRLLPEQGLAVTLLTNGGHTRDLYEELYREIFAELAGVALPAPFGPPARPPSYDPGRHVGVYERAGARLEVSRADGELRLRHTVTGPLAELAADQTEEYPLVPVTEDLFALRAPGTQTWMSAVFYQLPTGEPYLHFGARATPKVSG
- a CDS encoding ABC transporter ATP-binding protein, whose translation is MTELAFEDVQVRYGTHRSGLTAVDGVDLRVPSGSVVGLVGESGSGKSTLARAAVGLAPVTGGRVLLDGTDVRRLPRGRRPIQLVFQDPYSSLDPRMTVGESIAEALPREVFRRRPARRGEVARLLELVGLDAGRSGVLPGELSGGQRQRIALARALAARPEVVIADEITSALDVSVQGSVLNLVRELQRELGLTMLFISHNLAVVRYVSDYVAVLYLGRIVEMGPAERLLADPQHPYTRELVDAAPSAHRSLLAAPDSPVADAEPGDPHRPPAGCRFHPRCPVGPLVDPGRSICTTVDPATVAPSREHRAACHFAAAVEHTDSPVPNSVVRTGFPGARGDTLE